From Hermetia illucens chromosome 6, iHerIll2.2.curated.20191125, whole genome shotgun sequence, one genomic window encodes:
- the LOC119660026 gene encoding centromere protein J yields MDPNNHNSPEAILKRLEELKKWQAQQQKILIQRQNSQRQLLEEEQRLLYEKHGFSNSVSSIGPQLEIDRDGSDVKQSTLKIEKAANIRQMEITSQDNATKDIMCKRMENRKNCENSRVVKRPFLKKGEGLTNRFKVDPEKFRLHNLPKYKFAHRIKHSRPPEKLPKKFTSNGPFREPSSSNKCENNVSSDNNVLCDSENGKYLESSLLNAFQKIPSKAFGDKGDHDTPNLFNSSQHERVSFEIPPSNRDNSPDSILASSWADVLNPNNIKPFSLDNLQKYVEGNSTDFSLPDDELENLSLFELLEKKAREGSILVDSSILQRWLKNVQSPSKDIDQESSAEISSLKSKRVSPLPFDINNRVHIDDSDASTADNEEEESSNSKLVKYRVRFSDEVEVNEITSESDDGTENSQDESNTSTPNRETNNQVSELNNLSHESTLDNDQSTTLTNNVIDHQQVDLMEKTDRLKTRLVDLEREIADFQKNNVELVKLKQECEIEKIRLDQERQELGEKFKDEQIKLEIQLHDERMKMEEEKKKYEKLVKEHRAKNRKECEDVLKLKEKVEQLQKENREKETKHTAAQARLRAQIRNLEKDLKEFSIEIDVLKKEKKRLENENARLMRNSNNKMLQEINKSIAKLVPKTIPSVVEAKNQHSKPLVAKVTSHTGKICGRRIKKTVISSNASKEKQAQPNNSDDSDTLEENESAYFKNHQRSEEPEDNESEASENEVSQDNAQTDSNPKTSQTQDEFKREILNSDGSKDIWYTNGNLKKISADGMLIRMLYYNKDIKETNINEGTVKYYYAQTNTWHTTYLDGLEILEFPNGQTEHRYKDGTVEVHFENGTIRIANPTDPTKVEEWRYPDGTRLVQLKTGDKILSFPNGQKEVHTKVHKRREYPDGTVKIVYPDGSQETRYSTGRVRLKDKDGNLIMDSQQL; encoded by the exons ATGGATCCCAATAATCACAATTCGCCAGAAGCTATCCTGAAACGCttggaagaattgaaaaaatggcAAGCGCAACAGCAGAAGATCTTAATTCAGCGACAGAATTCTCAACGGCAACTTCTCGAGGAAGAGCAGAGACTGCTTTACGAGAAACATGGTTTTTCAAATTCAGTAAGCAGTATTGGTCCGCAACTAGAGATAGATCGAGATGGGAGCGATGTTAAACAGTCAACTTTAAAGATAGAGAAAGCTGCTAACATTAGGCAAATGGAAATTACTTCACAAGATAATGCTACCAAGGATATAATGTGTAAACGGATGGAAAAccgaaaaaattgtgaaaatagtCGAGTCGTCAAACGACCATTTCTAAAGAAAGGAGAAGGTCTTACAAATCGATTCAAAGTCGACCCGGAAAAGTTTCGTTTGCATAATTTACCGAAGTACAAATTTGCACACAGAATCAAACACTCTCGTCCACCCGAAAAGTTACCTAAGAAATTCACTAGCAACGGTCCATTCCGAGAACCATCCTCATCGAATAAATGTGAAAATAATGTTTCAAGTGAtaataatgttttgtgtgaTAGCGAAAATGGGAAATATTTAGAATCGTCGCTGCTGAATGCGTTTCAAAAGATTCCAAGCAAGGCATTCGGTGATAAGGGTGACCATGACACCCCGAATCTTTTTAATAGTAGCCAACATGAACGTGTTTCTTTCGAAATACCGCCAAGCAATAGAGATAACTCTCCAGATAGCATATTAGCCTCGTCTTGGGCGGACGTGCTGAAcccaaacaacatcaaaccatttTCACTTGACAACCTACAGAAATACGTAGAAGGCAACAGTACGGATTTCAGTTTACCTGATGATGAATTAGAAAATCTAAGTCTATTTGAATTGCTTGAAAAAAAAGCTCGAGAGGGCAGTATTCTTGTCGACTCGAGTATATTGCAACGTTGGCTCAAGAACGTCCAAAGCCCGTCGAAGGACATTGACCAAGAATCTAGTGCTGAAATATCCTCTTTGAAATCGAAGAGGGTTTCTCCCCTTCCGTTCGACATAAACAACAGAGTACACATTGACGATTCTGATGCCTCAACAGCAGATAACGAGGAGGAGGAAAGCAGTAATTCGAAACTGGTGAAATATAGAGTGCGCTTCTCAGATGAAGTTGAAGTGAATGAAATAACGTCGGAGTCGGACGATGGAACTGAGAACTCTCAGGATGAAAGCAATACTTCAACCCCAAATAGGGAAACAAATAATCAAGTATCAGAACTCAATAACTTATCACATGAATCAACACTGGATAATGACCAGTCCACAACATTAACAAATAATGTAATTGATCATCAACAAGTTGATTTAATGGAGAAAACCGATCGTTTAAAAACCCGCCTAGTTGACTTAGAACGTGAAATAGCCGACTTCCAGAAGAATAACGTTGAATTAGTAAAACTCAAACAAGAATGCGAAATTGAGAAAATCCGGTTGGACCAGGAGCGGCAAGAACTTGGCGAAAAATTCAAAGACGAGCAGATTAAACTAGAAATACAACTTCATGATGAACGTATGaaaatggaagaggagaaaaagaaatacGAAAAGCTAGTCAAAGAACATCGAGCAAAGAATCGAAAGGAATGTGAAGATGTTTTAAAGTTAAAAGAGAAAGTAGAGCAATTGCAGAAGGAAAATCGTGAAAAAGAAACTAAACACACTGCCGCCCAGGCAAGATTACGGGCCCAGATTAGGAATCTCGAGAAAGACTTGAAAGAGTTCTCGATAGAAATTGATGTtttgaagaaggagaagaaaaggTTGGAAAACGAGAATGCGAGACTGATGCGAAATAGCAACAATAAAATGCTACAAGAAATTAATAAGAGCATTGCTAAGTTGGTACCTAAAACA ATTCCATCGGTAGTTGAAGCGAAAAATCAGCACTCGAAGCCGCTAGTAGCTAAAGTTACATCCCATACTGGAAAAATTTGTGGACGTAGAATAAAAAAGACTGTTATCTCTTCAAATGCGTCCAAAGAAAAGCAAGCTCAACCTAATAATAGTGACGATAGTGATACGCTTGAAGAGAACGAAAGTGCCTACTTTAAAAACCATCAACGAAGTGAAGAGCCTGAAGATAATGAAAGTGAAGCTAGTGAGAATGAGGTTTCTCAAGACAATGCACAGACAGATTCTAATCCAAAAACATCTCAAACACAAGATGAATTTAAGCGCGAAATTTTGAATTCTGATGGCAGCAAGGACATTTGGTATACAaatggaaatttgaaaaaaatatccgCGGATGGGATGCTAATTCGGATGCTCTACTATAACAAAGATATAAAAGAAACAAATATCAACGAAGGCACTGTTAAATACTACTATGCGCAGACAAATACGTGGCATACCACTTATCTCGATGGTTTAGAAATTCTTGAGTTCCCGAATGGTCAAACTGAACATCGATATAAAGACGGTACTGTTGAGGTTCACTTTGAAAATGGTACCATCCGAATTGCTAATCCAACGGATCCAACAAAAGTAGAAGAGTGGCGATATCCGGATGGAACGAGATTAGTTCAACTCAAAACTGGAGACAAGATTTTATCATTTCCTAATGGACAAAAAGAAGTTCATACCAAGGTCCATAAACGACGTGAATATCCTGATGGGACCGTGAAAATAGTTTATCCTGATGGAAGCCAGGAAACGAGATACTCAACTGGTAGGGTTAGATTAAAAGATAAAGACGGCAATTTAATAATGGACTCTCAGCAGTTATAA
- the LOC119659088 gene encoding 39S ribosomal protein L44, mitochondrial has protein sequence MFLSKHSVRVLRPLYPLFVKEGQTREIKRWVAPVLKEVNKRKKKMGPEPERPRSSFIEWNYNAELFAFNKRLKEDMDLAKLQQAFVHRSYIIQEEQKQRAVGVQEPNIGLNGNRTLIQNGETIINGYTEGFLKFFLPKMPASLVASVQKQLTSDQALAYLAENLGMGDLVLSSEFPLQEGTLADTFKAVVGSLLSSSGEEKAYTFVRDFVCTQLNQKDLAEWIEIEKPFEQLKEVCNGINIGEPEPRLIGESAKNTVLAAYNVGIYSDKKLIGSGFGESIATAIDVAAYNALRELWGFPENMKPFDFNIQIEKVSKMKVVNPS, from the exons atgttcCTGTCGAAGCATTCCGTGCGGGTCTTAAGGCCTCTCTACCCGCTTTTTGTAAAGGAAG GGCAAACCCGCGAAATTAAAAGATGGGTCGCCCCAGTGCTCAAGGAGGTGAATAAGCGGAAGAAAAAGATGGGACCAGAACCGGAGAGGCCGCGATCTTCATTTATCGAATGGAATTACAATGCGGAATTGTTCGCATTCAACAAACGATTGAAAGAGGACATGGATTTGGCGAAACTTCAACAAGCATTCGTTCACAGATCGTATATTATCCAAGAAGAGCAGAAGCAAAGAGCAGTAGGTGTGCAAGAACCTAATATTGGATTGAATGGTAACCGCACACTGATTCAGAATGGCGAAACAATTATCAATGGGTACACAGAAGGATTTCTCAAGTTTTTCCTTCCCAAAATGCCAGCGTCATTAGTTGCATCCGTGCAAAAACAACTTACTTCAGATCAGGCCCTTGCATATCTCGCTGAGAATCTTGGGATGGGTGACTTAGTTTTGAGTTCGGAGTTCCCATTACAGGAAGGAACGCTTGCTGATACATTTAAAGCCGTTGTTGGATCACTACTTTCATCTTCTGGCGAGGAAAAAGCATACACATTTGTCCGTGATTTTGTCTGTACTCAATTAAATCAGAAAGACTTAGCTGAATGGATTGAGATTGAGAAACCTTTCGAACAATTGAAAGAGGTTTGCAACGGAATAAATATTGGTGAACCGGAACCGCGACTGATTGGCGAATCAGCTAAAAATACAGTACTGGCAGCATACAACGTTGGAATTTATAGCGACAAGAAGCTGATTGGAAGCG GTTTTGGAGAAAGCATAGCCACAGCTATCGACGTTGCCGCGTATAATGCACTGCGTGAATTGTGGGGCTTCCCTGAGAATATGAAACCGTTTGATTTCaacattcaaattgaaaaagtttcaaaaatgaaagtagTGAATCCAAGTTGA